A section of the Paramisgurnus dabryanus chromosome 4, PD_genome_1.1, whole genome shotgun sequence genome encodes:
- the LOC135760515 gene encoding polymeric immunoglobulin receptor-like has translation MIYKTKTNMGKNKGRFSVNDYTDKGQLIITITDVRSEDAGVYLCGVQRNRGSYSYSIITAVHLNIMSQVGVVIVSGYSGGQIIFKCHHPQYKNNPKYLCKESDGCSERKSPSVQDQWMKNGDVSLYDDTTAGVLMVYFRDLNAGDAGTYRCGVKVSQYTESFTEIQMDIKQALTHWWVNKSVYVGDEVNISCQIPEEHQVSKLFCKEDENHICQNINTSKVKLNDLSPKSVFTVTISNVTVRDAGVYWCGAETTERDLTFISLTTKVQLNLIMPPVFGDEGGSAQIICPYDPIYKSKSKYLCKSSTTDRNPLIETVRDEMKMNRLTVIYDMTASVFTVNITGLTAEDAGKYCCTVRLETDVIYLYTHLIIIMNEEMILNKCEGDNMSIQCKHHAVFQKLFCKAQEPSMCVNDGVSLKSMRDNETSAGVFTVNISHLREEDSGIYWCGSHIITKVKLNVTRDFSMIIIVCVCVILLLIGGITLIVYKLRCNKTPGPGSAQLPTIPSDNLLYAAVSFHKYEDSVSDVTDTFSKKEILTDYTTVSQHTRQNLLFYKRSK, from the exons ATGATTTACAAAACTAAAACCAATATGGGGAAAAATAAAGGAAGATTCAGTGTAAATGATTACACAGATAAAGGTCAATTAATCATAACAATTACTGATGTGAGATCAGAAGATGCAGGAGTTTATTTATGTGGAGTTCAGCGTAACAGAGGCTCCTACAGTTACTCCATTATTACTGCTGTTCATCTCAACATTATGA GTCAAGTGGGTGTGGTCATAGTGAGCGGATACTCAGGAGGTCAAATCATCTTCAAGTGTCATCACCCTCAATACAAAAATAACCCAAAATATCTGTGTAAAGAATCAGATGGATGTTCTGAGAGGAAATCTCCATCAGTTCAGGATCAATGGATGAAGAATGGAGATGTTTCTCTATATGATGACACCACAGCAGGAGTCTTGATGGTGTATTTTAGAGATCTCAATGCTGGAGATGCTGGGACATACAGGTGTGGAGTGAAAGTATCTCAGTATACTGAGAGCTTCACTGAAATACAGATGGACATTAAACAGG CGCTGACACACTGGTGGGTGAATAAATCTGTTTATGTTGGTGATGAAGTCAATATTAGCTGTCAGATCCCAGAGGAACATCAAGTCTCAAAACTCTTCTGTAAAGAGGATGAAAATCACATCTGCCAAAACATCAACACATCTAAAGTTAAACTGAATGATTTATCTCCTAAAAGTGTTTTTACTGTGACCATCAGTAATGTGACAGTGAGAGATGCTGGAGTTTACTGGTGTGGAGCAGAAACCACTGAGAGAGATTTAACTTTCATCTCTCTGACCACTAAAGTTCAACTCAATTTGATCA tGCCTCCAGTGTTTGGAGATGAAGGAGGATCTGCTCAGATCATCTGTCCTTATGATCCCATCTATAAATCAAAGTCAAAGTATCTGTGTAAGAGCTCCACTACAGATAGAAATCCTCTCATTGAGACTGTGAGAGATGAGATGAAGATGAACAGATTGACTGTGATTTATGACATGACAGCAAGTGTGTTTACTGTGAACATCACTGGATTGACAGCAGAGGATGCTGGGAAATACTGCTGTACAGTGAGATTAGAAACAGATGTGATTTATCTTTACACTCATCTGATTATTATCATGAACGAGG aGATGATCTTGAATAAATGTGAAGGAGACAACATGTCAATCCAGTGTAAACATCATGCTGTATTTCAGAAACTCTTCTGTAAAGCACAAGAACCCTCAATGTGTGTAAATGATGGAGTTTCATTAAAGTCAATGAGAGATAATGAAACATCTGCTGGAGTCTTTACTGTAAACATCAGTCATCTGAGAGAAGAGGATTCTGGGATATACTGGTGTGGATCTCACATCATCACTAAAGTCAAGTTAAACGTCACAAGAG ATTTCTCTATGATcattattgtgtgtgtttgtgtgattcTGCTGCTGATTGGAGGAATCACTCTGATTGtttataaattaagatgcaacAAGACTCCAG GTCCTGGATCAGCACAATTACCCACAATCCCCTCTGATAATCTGCTGTACGCTGCTGTCAGTTTCCACAAGTATGAAGATTCAGTCAGTGACGTTACAGACACGTTCAGTAAGAAGGAGATTTTAACCGACTACACCACTGTCAGTCAACACACAAgacaaaatttacttttttataaaagATCAAAGTGA
- the LOC135760530 gene encoding uncharacterized protein, with translation MMDEMCCKSVGTDLSMLDIDDFITEISQLKKEVALLETKLRLRGDEGLKREDSELSLTLLCYTESKPTDAQDTTVCDSNQGLQDEESTDQTSTESLDSVWNAGEQQQILQTKLKMCSVKLMDCSNLMMEIKKTEPTEIKTETTADEYEDNHNDAYDFILTDVRSELCLNGEITSSILSCITGGETLSSQRHLERKHTEQKLFTRSRSEISFNTLQEKKLHSQEHREKKKRKKLNFHCEQCGKDLFTTTSNINVHMRQHSEVKSFYCTECGHYFSTKQNLDAHKRIHTGEKPYKCPHCEKRFRYKPHVKRHMRLHTNERLYQCSQCGKTFARSSYLKAHQNVHRETLSMFTL, from the exons atgATGGATgagatgtgctgtaaatcagtaggaactgatctgtccatgctggatattgatgatttcatcacagaaatctctcagctgaagaaagaggtggcgttactggagacaaagctgaggttaagaggagatgaaggactgaagagagag GACTCCGAGCTCAGTCTGACTTTACTCTGTTATACTGAGTCAAAGCCCACAGACGCTcaggacactacagtgtgtgacagtaatcagggcttacaggatgaggaatctactgatcaaacctccacagagtctctggattctgtctggaacgctggagaacagcagcagatcctgcagaccaaactcaagatgtgttcagtcaaacTCATGGACTGCTCGAACCTCATGATGgagataaaaaaaactgaacccacagaaataaaaactgaaacCACAGCAGATGAATATGAAGACAATCACAATGATGCTTATGATTTTATTCTGACAG atgtgaggAGTGAATTATGTTTGAATGGAGAAATAACGTCCTCGATTCTTTCCTGCATCACCGGTGGAGAGACATTGAGCTCACAGAGACATttagagagaaaacacacagaacagaaactcttcaccCGCAGcagatctgagatcagctttaataccttacaagagaagaaacttcattcacaagagcacagagagaagaagaagaggaagaagctTAATTTTCACTGTGAGCAGTGTGGAAAGGATCTTTTTACAACAACGTCTAATATAAACGTCCACATGAGGCAACACAGTGAAGTAAAGTCTTTCTACTGCACTGAATGTGGCCATTACTTCAGCACCAAACAAAATCTTGATGCTCATAAGAGaattcacacaggagaaaaaccATACAAGTGTCCTCACTGTGAGAAGAGATTTAGATACAAACCTCATGTGAAGAGACACATGCGTTTACACACCAACGAGAGACTGTATCAGTGCAGTCAATGTGGAAAAACCTTTGCACGGTCCAGCTATTTAAAAGCACACCAAAATGTACACAGAGAAACTCTGTCAATGTTCACACTGTGA
- the LOC135760548 gene encoding uncharacterized protein codes for MCLVKLIDCRNLMMKIKTEPTEIKTEHTKEKDHTDEDEDFISSEQTEQKLCTRSEISFTTLQEKKLNSQVHREKKKNKKRQFHCGKNFFTTTSHINTHIKTHSEVKPFYCTDCGNYFSTKQNLDVHQRIHTGEKPYECPHCEKRFSHKPHLKKHVLIHTNERPYQCSECDKAFRYSVSLKLHQKIHSEKKPYQCSHCDRSFGYKYQLIVHEVIHTGEKPHHCNVCGKSFSHNYILMSHHKTHIGEKPYKCSQCGKTFTRSGSLKIHQNVHTGEKPYQCSVCGRSFYQREHLVNHQRIHTGEKPYKCSQCEKAFAQAGNLKAHERIHTGEKPYHCNLCGKSFNQPQHLMSHQRIHTGEKHSHCEKTITHSTSVKSHGKVHTGEKPYSCSICGKSFAYSGSFWKHQKKHTEEQTTQ; via the exons ATGTGTTTAGTCAAACTCATCGACTGCAGGAACCTCATGATGAAGATCAAAACTGAACctacagaaataaaaactgaacATACAAAAGAGAAAGATCACACTGATGAAGATGAGGATTTTATATCGTCAG AACagacagaacagaaactctgcaccagatctgagatcagctttactaccttacaagagaagaaacttAATTCACAAGTGCACAGAGAAAAGAAGAAGAATAAGAAGAGGCAGTTTCACTGTGGGAAGAATTTCTTTACAACAACATCTCATATAAACACCCACATTAAGACACACAGTGAAGTAAAACCTTTCTACTGCACTGATTGTGGCAATTACTTCAGCACCAAACAAAATCTTGATGTTCATCAGAGaattcacacaggagaaaaaccATACGAGTGTCCTCACTGTGAGAAGAGATTCAGCCACAAACCtcatttaaagaaacatgtgctTATACACACCAATGAGAGACCGTATCAGTGCAGTGAATGTGACAAAGCCTTTAGGTATTCAGTTTCATTAAAATTACACCAGAAAATTCACTCCGAAAAGAAACCCTATCAATGTTCACACTGTGATAGAAGTTTTGGTTATAAATATCAGCTGATAGTCCATGAGgtaattcacactggagagaaacctcatcactgtaatgtttgtggAAAAAGTTTCAGTCACAACTACATTTTAATGTCACACCACAAAACTCATAtcggtgaaaaaccttacaaatgctctcagtgtggaAAGACGTTTACTCGATCAGGTTCCTTGAAAATCCATCAGAacgttcacactggagagaaaccttaccaATGTAGTGTTTGTGGGAGGAGTTTTTATCAACGTGAACATTTAGTGAATCaccagagaattcatacaggtgaaaaaccttacaaatgctctcagtgtgagaagGCGTTTGCTCAAGCAGGCAACTTAAAAGCCCATGAgaggattcacactggagagaaaccttaccaCTGTAAtctttgtgggaagagttttaatcAACCTCAACATTTAATGTCACaccagagaattcatacaggtgaaaaacacTCTCATTGTGAGAAGACGATTACTCATTCAACTTCTGTAAAATCACATGGgaaagttcacactggagagaaaccttacagcTGCTCAATCTGTGGAAAGAGCTTTGCTTATTCTGGAAGTTTTTGGAAACATCAGAAGAAACATACTGAAGAACAAACTACACAATGA